The Megalobrama amblycephala isolate DHTTF-2021 linkage group LG13, ASM1881202v1, whole genome shotgun sequence genome contains a region encoding:
- the nacad gene encoding uncharacterized protein nacad isoform X2, translating into MPGETAHRSGPTQGLLDSGDPQSELPGPDFSGQTSSSSASTPTDSASSPSPSSPPKLSPLSTPFGPRLVMAKPTTSPRPQPEGASFDLEGHSGTIGRPMGRFGRGAYRRGPMKMERIKVLTGSEIESDFQEPETMDSRVVMGQEALLRNMETQSGMLLGKQIGQEMSSSGHQPSEPFKKGHIGLDEKAKLDTGQVSSIVDQGKSLTSVPEQEKTISQTLECQVLESKVGDAELTDSSTLFPDNEGEPLSLSQGEVPSLSFSEPPYVVDPQRIGVLPGLDPDRYYTAPSTPIKMAYCSHLKQQWRPGSPSQSPGSPTDESDLCSPPTSPSGSYMTAEGGSWTSYTSSTSHSCSPNLTAETELQEAPACYVESLSEIGDELGDERTGNERDACLGKPDMPELLEDVACEVDTLTRDTCRPHWVTEHVSIQESSSSSKKNTDYQQDTVMPEGSLRPRNFQRNPDATQSFNDPHHSLEMNFNACFSEPSMSLDPLLTPEDNATSALDGENKTPVTHSPETVDVDSNSVYLEIGSSVPLFHGYSREDGPESDAMIPASMLPFHGSLIFQADSMDITLFPTDDEQGNDVDAYAAGEEEADVDEYDDEDDEDECDDEDVNNDNDAEQKAEAALRGERGVEDPNEDDTSASFLNSLSENSINEGVDESFAYPDDTEESIDSTSYNGDEDDHLYCTEKHAELSQQFPGPDEPVQSVSHAKPESSGSESEMEISSESSELLHVELQGNLADCNVHDESVIAQQISDTKLLKGELSKGLTIQIKTMDEQGKQSTDPSTVMVTSEKGQQIPTDNPTSSVDQDKVKQTHGTNDSCVAGATAADVCYEANIGDSQELDQKNGNSMDLMDTSLQLAETATNDLNKGVPQLTYLDDCSPTNIPVCAYPELCEVPDNLTSADVLPFERSMNQDNLTENQPSNDVNHSSQNMSCSTYSRLVISPKKENSESSITERELYTESWTPRDPLSLGECCDFEAENLLMCEIARSVHSKGLSVAHNIEAGEDIIGDDEDNNRYCDLQEKMADIDVGVVESNIASWRSIQDLSEAGGGEDDANNLQNPDSNPIIHCSSDKGLVSSWNDPEKTCTPLILSGTSELALNMLSDDGKDVKDQTPNTDFNIPEDLSSDTLRKENAEKTSTDSTEKTSEQPQDLESCQEPDKVSLTSAISTEHIDLCGSSSKTLISTQSDHLGAVSNQDHSNSQQITQTNTNSVSQNKLAFNLQGGSFGTFTFRKKPTDLKTVDSLETAVLQQSSVSHKETSNSNDGASNEVMGEKVIQLRGNIKNETVNDESKSADRQLEQETTTGPQDQEKDKFDSDERGENGSKTGQKSEAQDFTETVSFLEQNKKLDGDSHKSGLCQAESDEATPKTAQNANSGHATEPKVIDPLKTNIAALASMDNEQIQCQEKEIETTGNQVASFDICSVREEFGETQHKEDVSIPENTEPVQTPEQSIFHSPDPSCIDPNESVHTEPVVATQTTDLTRPDEQKVLSDSSLSRLSLTESTRDINDNHVGGSSPLRVDSSEQDRVSPTCSSTVVQEEDLSTPIQESQPVHDISQSSDVLSHIQSPPDNKPSQPDSESPLQTTGICSTELAAWESEEQTQTLLLIQDTCHHESQRTVMTAKPCRCENTPVCMGHRTEQSQPTTSIGQTDSPRAQRTLNESDEIETLPCISPRPDSLVKTQQNQAERQSIEQDLCSNIYRSKGPEDVDLPFKNNSSGNETDSDGSVPELEEPSGTLPRPSNPQLSHSPADESVSRAKQSRSEKKARKAMSKLGLKQIHGVTRITIRKSKNILFVITRPDVFKSPASDIYIVFGEAKIEDLSQQVHKAAAEKFKVPLDPSPLPSDITPSLTIKEESEEEEELDEGGLEQRDIELVMAQANVSRAKAVRALRHNKNDIVNAIMELTM; encoded by the exons ATGCCCGGTGAGACAGCACATCGGAGCGGCCCCACGCAGGGCCTTCTGGACTCTGGAGACCCACAATCAGAGCTGCCAGGACCAG ATTTCTCTGGTCAAACATCCAGCTCTTCAGCCTCAACTCCAACAGACAGTGCCTCCAGTCCTTCTCCCAGCAGCCCTCCAAAACTCTCCCCACTATCTACTCCTTTTGGACCCCGTCTGGTAATGGCCAAACCAACCACTTCTCCTCGCCCACAGCCTGAGGGTGCAAGTTTTGACTTAGAAGGGCATTCTGGAACTATCGGCCGACCAATGGGGCGGTTTGGTAGAGGAGCCTACAGACGAGGTCCTATGAAAATGGAACGGATCAAAGTCCTGACTGGATCAGAAATAGAAAGTGACTTTCAAGAGCCAGAGACCATGGACTCAAGGGTGGTAATGGGGCAAGAGGCGTTGCTGAGAAACATGGAGACACAGAGTGGAATGCTGCTAGGAAAACAGATAGGTCAAGAAATGTCTAGTTCAGGACACCAGCCCTCAGAACCCTTCAAGAAAGGTCATATTGGGCTGGATGAAAAAGCAAAACTAGACACTGGTCAGGTGAGTTCTATTGTAGATCAGGGTAAGAGTTTGACTTCAGTCCCAGAACAGGAGAAAACCATAAGTCAGACACTTGAATGTCAAGTCCTAGAGTCCAAAGTGGGAGATGCCGAATTGACAGACAGCAGTACTCTTTTCCCAGACAATGAGGGAGAGCCACTGTCTTTATCTCAGGGTGAAGTGCCTTCCTTGTCATTTTCCGAGCCTCCCTATGTTGTTGACCCACAACGCATTGGTGTCCTTCCAGGACTAGATCCTGATCGCTACTATACAGCCCCTTCCACTCCCATTAAGATGGCTTATTGCTCACATCTCAAGCAACAATGGCGCCCAGGGAGCCCAAGCCAAAGTCCGGGTTCTCCAACTGATGAGTCTGATCTGTGCTCCCCTCCTACCTCTCCCTCTGGCTCCTACATGACTGCTGAGGGAGGCAGCTGGACTTCATACACCTCCAGCACCTCCCACTCCTGCTCCCCAAACTTAACAGCTGAGACAGAGTTGCAAGAAGCTCCTGCTTGCTACGTGGAGTCCCTCTCAGAGATAGGCGATGAGCTCGGAGATGAGCGAACTGGTAATGAGAGAGATGCTTGCCTGGGTAAACCTGATATGCCAGAGTTGCTGGAAGATGTGGCCTGTGAGGTGGATACACTAACAAGAGACACATGTAGGCCTCACTGGGTGACAGAACATGTTTCTATACAagagagcagcagcagcagcaagaaAAACACAGACTACCAACAGGACACAGTGATGCCTGAGGGCTCTCTTAGGCCTAGAAATTTCCAGAGAAACCCTGATGCAACTCAAAGCTTTAATGATCCACATCACAGTCTTGAAATGAATTTTAATGCCTGTTTCTCAGAGCCATCTATGAGCTTGGATCCTCTTCTAACACCAGAGGATAATGCAACTTCTGCACTTGATGGAGAGAACAAAACCCCTGTCACCCACTCTCCAGAGACTGTAGACGTAGACAGTAATAGTGTATATCTTGAGATAGGATCCTCTGTTCCTCTGTTCCATGGCTACTCTAGGGAGGATGGGCCAGAGAGTGATGCAATGATTCCTGCTTCTATGTTGCCTTTCCATGGAAGCCTGATATTCCAGGCAGATTCCATGGATATAACCCTGTTCCCCACAGATGATGAGCAGGGGAATGATGTGGATGCATATGCtgctggagaagaggaagccGATGTAGATGAGTATGATGATGAGGATGACGAAGATGAATGTGACGATGAAGATGTGAATAATGACAATGATGCTGAGCAGAAAGCTGAGGCAGCTTTGAGGGGTGAAAGAGGAGTGGAAGACCCAAATGAAGACGACACCTCTGCATCTTTTCTAAATTCCCTTTCAGAGAACTCAATAAACGAGGGTGTAGATGAGTCCTTTGCTTATCCAGATGACACTGAGGAGTCAATTGATTCCACGTCTTATAACGGGGATGAAGATGACCATCTGTACTGCACAGAAAAGCATGCTGAACTCTCCCAACAGTTCCCTGGGCCAGATGAACCCGTGCAGTCAGTAAGCCATGCAAAACCTGAATCCTCTGGCAGTGAGAGTGAAATGGAGATATCCTCCGAATCATCTGAGCTCCTACATGTAGAATTGCAAGGGAATCTGGCAGACTGCAATGTTCATGATGAAAGTGTAATTGCACAACAAATTTCAGATACAAAGTTGCTTAAGGGTGAGCTTTCAAAAGGATTGACTATACAGATCAAAACAATGGATGAGCAAGGCAAACAGAGTACAGATCCCTCAACAGTCATGGTAACATCAGAGAAAGGACAGCAGATCCCCACAGATAATCCAACATCATCTGTTGATCAAGACAAAGTAAAACAAACTCATGGTACAAATGATTCCTGTGTGGCAGGTGCTACAGCTGCTGACGTGTGCTATGAGGCTAATATAGGTGATAGCCAGGAACTGGATCAAAAAAATGGAAATAGCATGGACTTGATGGACACATCACTGCAGCTAGCTGAAACTGCAACCAATGACCTAAATAAGGGAGTCCCCCAACTAACATACCTTGATGACTGCAGCCCCACAAACATTCCAGTTTGTGCCTATCCTGAACTGTGTGAGGTGCCAGATAACTTAACTTCAGCTGATGTTTTACCATTTGAACGTTCTATGAATCAAGATAATCTGACAGAGAATCAGCCTAGCAATGATGTAAACCATAGCTCTCAAAATATGTCCTGCTCCACATACAGCAGACTTGTTATTTCTCCAAAGAAAGAGAACTCTGAGAGCAGCATTACAGAAAGGGAACTTTACACTGAGAGCTGGACACCAAGGGATCCCTTGTCTTTAGGTGAATGCTGTGACTTTGAAGCTGAAAATCTGCTCATGTGTGAAATAGCAAGATCAGTGCACAGTAAGGGTTTGTCTGTCGCTCATAACATTGAGGCTGGAGAAGACATAATAGGTGATGATGAGGACAACAACCGATATTGTGACCTCCAAGAGAAGATGGCAGACATTGATGTTGGTGTGGTTGAGTCAAACATTGCCAGCTGGAGATCGATCCAAGATCTTTCAGAGGCTGGAGGGGGTGAGGATGATGCAAATAACCTTCAAAATCCAGATAGCAATCCGATCATACATTGCAGTTCTGATAAGGGTCTGGTGTCATCGTGGAATGATCCAGAAAAAACTTGCACACCCCTAATTCTTAGTGGTACATCAGAACTTGCATTGAATATGCTTTCAGATGATGGAAAAGATGTAAAAGATCAAACTCCAAATACAGACTTCAACATTCCAGAGGATTTATCTTCAGACACATTAAGGAAGGAAAATGCTGAAAAAACTTCAACAGACTCAACAGAAAAAACTTCAGAACAGCCTCAGGATCTGGAATCTTGTCAAGAACCTGATAAAGTCTCATTAACATCAGCCATTTCCACGGAACACATTGATCTCTGTGGATCTTCTTCAAAAACACTAATTTCTACCCAATCAGATCATCTTGGTGCAGTTTCAAACCAGGATCATTCAAATTCTCAACAAATTACCCAAACAAACACCAACTCTGTCTCGCAAAACAAGCTTGCATTCAACTTGCAAGGAGGATCATTTGGCACCTTCACATTCAGAAAGAAACCAACTGATTTAAAGACTGTGGACTCCTTAGAAACAGCAGTTCTCCAACAGAGTTCTGTCTCACATAAAGAGACATCAAATTCAAATGATGGGGCTTCAAATGAGGTTATGGGGGAGAAAGTAATTCAATTAAGAGGAAACATCAAAAATGAAACTGTAAATGATGAATCTAAAAGCGCTGACAGACAACTTGAACAAGAGACTACAACTGGCCCTCAGGATCAGGAGAAAGATAAATTTGACTCAGATGAGAGGGGGGAAAATGGGTCAAAAACAGGTCAAAAGAGTGAGGCACAAGATTTTACAGAGACTGTTTCATTTCTGGAGCAGAACAAAAAGCTTGATGGTGATTCACATAAATCAGGTCTTTGTCAAGCTGAGAGTGATGAGGCAACACCAAAAACAGCACAGAATGCTAATTCAGGTCATGCCACAGAACCAAAGGTAATTGATCCCCTTAAAACCAACATTGCAGCTTTAGCCTCAATGGATAATGAACAGATCCAGTGCCAAGAAAAGGAAATAGAGACTACAGGTAATCAAGTGGCAAGCTTTGATATATGTTCAGTGAGAGAGGAATTTGGTGAAACTCAGCATAAAGAGGATGTCTCTATACCAGAGAACACTGAACCTGTTCAAACACCAGAACAATCAATTTTTCACTCTCCTGACCCTAGCTGTATTGATCCAAATGAGTCTGTTCATACAGAACCAGTGGTTGCAACTCAGACAACAGACCTTACAAGGCCAGATGAGCAGAAAGTACTTTCAGACAGTTCTTTGAGCAGATTAAGTTTGACAGAAAGCACAAGAGACATCAACGACAATCACGTAGGGGGCAGTTCACCCCTCAGGGTGGACAGCTCAGAACAAGACAGGGTCTCTCCCACATGTTCATCCACAGTTGTCCAGGAGGAAGATCTCTCCACCCCCATTCAGGAGTCACAGCCTGTCCATGACATTTCCCAATCATCTGATGTCCTCTCACATATTCAATCACCTCCAGACAACAAACCCAGCCAGCCTGACTCTGAAAGTCCCCTTCAAACCACTGGAATATGCAGTACGGAATTAGCAGCATGGGAATCTGAGGAACAAACACAGACTTTGCTTCTTATTCAAGACACATGCCATCATGAAAGTCAGAGAACAGTCATGACTGCAAAACCATGCAGATGTGAGAACACTCCAG TATGTATGGGACACAGAACAGAACAGTCCCAGCCCACAACATCCATTGGACAAACAGACAGTCCCCGTGCCCAAAGAACACTGAATGAGTCAGATGAGATAGAGACTCTACCTTGCATCAGTCCAAGACCAGACTCCTTGGTAAAAACTCAGCAAAACCAAGCTGAGCGACAGAGTATAGAGCAAGATTTATGCTCAAATATCTACAGATCAAAAGGCCCAGAGGACGTGGATCTCCCCTTCAAAAACAACA GTTCAGGTAATGAAACAGACAGTGATGGTTCAGTGCCTGAGTTAGAGGAACCCAGTGGCACATTGCCGAGACCCTCAAATCCACAG
- the nacad gene encoding uncharacterized protein nacad isoform X1, which translates to MPGETAHRSGPTQGLLDSGDPQSELPGPDFSGQTSSSSASTPTDSASSPSPSSPPKLSPLSTPFGPRLVMAKPTTSPRPQPEGASFDLEGHSGTIGRPMGRFGRGAYRRGPMKMERIKVLTGSEIESDFQEPETMDSRVVMGQEALLRNMETQSGMLLGKQIGQEMSSSGHQPSEPFKKGHIGLDEKAKLDTGQVSSIVDQGKSLTSVPEQEKTISQTLECQVLESKVGDAELTDSSTLFPDNEGEPLSLSQGEVPSLSFSEPPYVVDPQRIGVLPGLDPDRYYTAPSTPIKMAYCSHLKQQWRPGSPSQSPGSPTDESDLCSPPTSPSGSYMTAEGGSWTSYTSSTSHSCSPNLTAETELQEAPACYVESLSEIGDELGDERTGNERDACLGKPDMPELLEDVACEVDTLTRDTCRPHWVTEHVSIQESSSSSKKNTDYQQDTVMPEGSLRPRNFQRNPDATQSFNDPHHSLEMNFNACFSEPSMSLDPLLTPEDNATSALDGENKTPVTHSPETVDVDSNSVYLEIGSSVPLFHGYSREDGPESDAMIPASMLPFHGSLIFQADSMDITLFPTDDEQGNDVDAYAAGEEEADVDEYDDEDDEDECDDEDVNNDNDAEQKAEAALRGERGVEDPNEDDTSASFLNSLSENSINEGVDESFAYPDDTEESIDSTSYNGDEDDHLYCTEKHAELSQQFPGPDEPVQSVSHAKPESSGSESEMEISSESSELLHVELQGNLADCNVHDESVIAQQISDTKLLKGELSKGLTIQIKTMDEQGKQSTDPSTVMVTSEKGQQIPTDNPTSSVDQDKVKQTHGTNDSCVAGATAADVCYEANIGDSQELDQKNGNSMDLMDTSLQLAETATNDLNKGVPQLTYLDDCSPTNIPVCAYPELCEVPDNLTSADVLPFERSMNQDNLTENQPSNDVNHSSQNMSCSTYSRLVISPKKENSESSITERELYTESWTPRDPLSLGECCDFEAENLLMCEIARSVHSKGLSVAHNIEAGEDIIGDDEDNNRYCDLQEKMADIDVGVVESNIASWRSIQDLSEAGGGEDDANNLQNPDSNPIIHCSSDKGLVSSWNDPEKTCTPLILSGTSELALNMLSDDGKDVKDQTPNTDFNIPEDLSSDTLRKENAEKTSTDSTEKTSEQPQDLESCQEPDKVSLTSAISTEHIDLCGSSSKTLISTQSDHLGAVSNQDHSNSQQITQTNTNSVSQNKLAFNLQGGSFGTFTFRKKPTDLKTVDSLETAVLQQSSVSHKETSNSNDGASNEVMGEKVIQLRGNIKNETVNDESKSADRQLEQETTTGPQDQEKDKFDSDERGENGSKTGQKSEAQDFTETVSFLEQNKKLDGDSHKSGLCQAESDEATPKTAQNANSGHATEPKVIDPLKTNIAALASMDNEQIQCQEKEIETTGNQVASFDICSVREEFGETQHKEDVSIPENTEPVQTPEQSIFHSPDPSCIDPNESVHTEPVVATQTTDLTRPDEQKVLSDSSLSRLSLTESTRDINDNHVGGSSPLRVDSSEQDRVSPTCSSTVVQEEDLSTPIQESQPVHDISQSSDVLSHIQSPPDNKPSQPDSESPLQTTGICSTELAAWESEEQTQTLLLIQDTCHHESQRTVMTAKPCRCENTPVCMGHRTEQSQPTTSIGQTDSPRAQRTLNESDEIETLPCISPRPDSLVKTQQNQAERQSIEQDLCSNIYRSKGPEDVDLPFKNNIGSGNETDSDGSVPELEEPSGTLPRPSNPQLSHSPADESVSRAKQSRSEKKARKAMSKLGLKQIHGVTRITIRKSKNILFVITRPDVFKSPASDIYIVFGEAKIEDLSQQVHKAAAEKFKVPLDPSPLPSDITPSLTIKEESEEEEELDEGGLEQRDIELVMAQANVSRAKAVRALRHNKNDIVNAIMELTM; encoded by the exons ATGCCCGGTGAGACAGCACATCGGAGCGGCCCCACGCAGGGCCTTCTGGACTCTGGAGACCCACAATCAGAGCTGCCAGGACCAG ATTTCTCTGGTCAAACATCCAGCTCTTCAGCCTCAACTCCAACAGACAGTGCCTCCAGTCCTTCTCCCAGCAGCCCTCCAAAACTCTCCCCACTATCTACTCCTTTTGGACCCCGTCTGGTAATGGCCAAACCAACCACTTCTCCTCGCCCACAGCCTGAGGGTGCAAGTTTTGACTTAGAAGGGCATTCTGGAACTATCGGCCGACCAATGGGGCGGTTTGGTAGAGGAGCCTACAGACGAGGTCCTATGAAAATGGAACGGATCAAAGTCCTGACTGGATCAGAAATAGAAAGTGACTTTCAAGAGCCAGAGACCATGGACTCAAGGGTGGTAATGGGGCAAGAGGCGTTGCTGAGAAACATGGAGACACAGAGTGGAATGCTGCTAGGAAAACAGATAGGTCAAGAAATGTCTAGTTCAGGACACCAGCCCTCAGAACCCTTCAAGAAAGGTCATATTGGGCTGGATGAAAAAGCAAAACTAGACACTGGTCAGGTGAGTTCTATTGTAGATCAGGGTAAGAGTTTGACTTCAGTCCCAGAACAGGAGAAAACCATAAGTCAGACACTTGAATGTCAAGTCCTAGAGTCCAAAGTGGGAGATGCCGAATTGACAGACAGCAGTACTCTTTTCCCAGACAATGAGGGAGAGCCACTGTCTTTATCTCAGGGTGAAGTGCCTTCCTTGTCATTTTCCGAGCCTCCCTATGTTGTTGACCCACAACGCATTGGTGTCCTTCCAGGACTAGATCCTGATCGCTACTATACAGCCCCTTCCACTCCCATTAAGATGGCTTATTGCTCACATCTCAAGCAACAATGGCGCCCAGGGAGCCCAAGCCAAAGTCCGGGTTCTCCAACTGATGAGTCTGATCTGTGCTCCCCTCCTACCTCTCCCTCTGGCTCCTACATGACTGCTGAGGGAGGCAGCTGGACTTCATACACCTCCAGCACCTCCCACTCCTGCTCCCCAAACTTAACAGCTGAGACAGAGTTGCAAGAAGCTCCTGCTTGCTACGTGGAGTCCCTCTCAGAGATAGGCGATGAGCTCGGAGATGAGCGAACTGGTAATGAGAGAGATGCTTGCCTGGGTAAACCTGATATGCCAGAGTTGCTGGAAGATGTGGCCTGTGAGGTGGATACACTAACAAGAGACACATGTAGGCCTCACTGGGTGACAGAACATGTTTCTATACAagagagcagcagcagcagcaagaaAAACACAGACTACCAACAGGACACAGTGATGCCTGAGGGCTCTCTTAGGCCTAGAAATTTCCAGAGAAACCCTGATGCAACTCAAAGCTTTAATGATCCACATCACAGTCTTGAAATGAATTTTAATGCCTGTTTCTCAGAGCCATCTATGAGCTTGGATCCTCTTCTAACACCAGAGGATAATGCAACTTCTGCACTTGATGGAGAGAACAAAACCCCTGTCACCCACTCTCCAGAGACTGTAGACGTAGACAGTAATAGTGTATATCTTGAGATAGGATCCTCTGTTCCTCTGTTCCATGGCTACTCTAGGGAGGATGGGCCAGAGAGTGATGCAATGATTCCTGCTTCTATGTTGCCTTTCCATGGAAGCCTGATATTCCAGGCAGATTCCATGGATATAACCCTGTTCCCCACAGATGATGAGCAGGGGAATGATGTGGATGCATATGCtgctggagaagaggaagccGATGTAGATGAGTATGATGATGAGGATGACGAAGATGAATGTGACGATGAAGATGTGAATAATGACAATGATGCTGAGCAGAAAGCTGAGGCAGCTTTGAGGGGTGAAAGAGGAGTGGAAGACCCAAATGAAGACGACACCTCTGCATCTTTTCTAAATTCCCTTTCAGAGAACTCAATAAACGAGGGTGTAGATGAGTCCTTTGCTTATCCAGATGACACTGAGGAGTCAATTGATTCCACGTCTTATAACGGGGATGAAGATGACCATCTGTACTGCACAGAAAAGCATGCTGAACTCTCCCAACAGTTCCCTGGGCCAGATGAACCCGTGCAGTCAGTAAGCCATGCAAAACCTGAATCCTCTGGCAGTGAGAGTGAAATGGAGATATCCTCCGAATCATCTGAGCTCCTACATGTAGAATTGCAAGGGAATCTGGCAGACTGCAATGTTCATGATGAAAGTGTAATTGCACAACAAATTTCAGATACAAAGTTGCTTAAGGGTGAGCTTTCAAAAGGATTGACTATACAGATCAAAACAATGGATGAGCAAGGCAAACAGAGTACAGATCCCTCAACAGTCATGGTAACATCAGAGAAAGGACAGCAGATCCCCACAGATAATCCAACATCATCTGTTGATCAAGACAAAGTAAAACAAACTCATGGTACAAATGATTCCTGTGTGGCAGGTGCTACAGCTGCTGACGTGTGCTATGAGGCTAATATAGGTGATAGCCAGGAACTGGATCAAAAAAATGGAAATAGCATGGACTTGATGGACACATCACTGCAGCTAGCTGAAACTGCAACCAATGACCTAAATAAGGGAGTCCCCCAACTAACATACCTTGATGACTGCAGCCCCACAAACATTCCAGTTTGTGCCTATCCTGAACTGTGTGAGGTGCCAGATAACTTAACTTCAGCTGATGTTTTACCATTTGAACGTTCTATGAATCAAGATAATCTGACAGAGAATCAGCCTAGCAATGATGTAAACCATAGCTCTCAAAATATGTCCTGCTCCACATACAGCAGACTTGTTATTTCTCCAAAGAAAGAGAACTCTGAGAGCAGCATTACAGAAAGGGAACTTTACACTGAGAGCTGGACACCAAGGGATCCCTTGTCTTTAGGTGAATGCTGTGACTTTGAAGCTGAAAATCTGCTCATGTGTGAAATAGCAAGATCAGTGCACAGTAAGGGTTTGTCTGTCGCTCATAACATTGAGGCTGGAGAAGACATAATAGGTGATGATGAGGACAACAACCGATATTGTGACCTCCAAGAGAAGATGGCAGACATTGATGTTGGTGTGGTTGAGTCAAACATTGCCAGCTGGAGATCGATCCAAGATCTTTCAGAGGCTGGAGGGGGTGAGGATGATGCAAATAACCTTCAAAATCCAGATAGCAATCCGATCATACATTGCAGTTCTGATAAGGGTCTGGTGTCATCGTGGAATGATCCAGAAAAAACTTGCACACCCCTAATTCTTAGTGGTACATCAGAACTTGCATTGAATATGCTTTCAGATGATGGAAAAGATGTAAAAGATCAAACTCCAAATACAGACTTCAACATTCCAGAGGATTTATCTTCAGACACATTAAGGAAGGAAAATGCTGAAAAAACTTCAACAGACTCAACAGAAAAAACTTCAGAACAGCCTCAGGATCTGGAATCTTGTCAAGAACCTGATAAAGTCTCATTAACATCAGCCATTTCCACGGAACACATTGATCTCTGTGGATCTTCTTCAAAAACACTAATTTCTACCCAATCAGATCATCTTGGTGCAGTTTCAAACCAGGATCATTCAAATTCTCAACAAATTACCCAAACAAACACCAACTCTGTCTCGCAAAACAAGCTTGCATTCAACTTGCAAGGAGGATCATTTGGCACCTTCACATTCAGAAAGAAACCAACTGATTTAAAGACTGTGGACTCCTTAGAAACAGCAGTTCTCCAACAGAGTTCTGTCTCACATAAAGAGACATCAAATTCAAATGATGGGGCTTCAAATGAGGTTATGGGGGAGAAAGTAATTCAATTAAGAGGAAACATCAAAAATGAAACTGTAAATGATGAATCTAAAAGCGCTGACAGACAACTTGAACAAGAGACTACAACTGGCCCTCAGGATCAGGAGAAAGATAAATTTGACTCAGATGAGAGGGGGGAAAATGGGTCAAAAACAGGTCAAAAGAGTGAGGCACAAGATTTTACAGAGACTGTTTCATTTCTGGAGCAGAACAAAAAGCTTGATGGTGATTCACATAAATCAGGTCTTTGTCAAGCTGAGAGTGATGAGGCAACACCAAAAACAGCACAGAATGCTAATTCAGGTCATGCCACAGAACCAAAGGTAATTGATCCCCTTAAAACCAACATTGCAGCTTTAGCCTCAATGGATAATGAACAGATCCAGTGCCAAGAAAAGGAAATAGAGACTACAGGTAATCAAGTGGCAAGCTTTGATATATGTTCAGTGAGAGAGGAATTTGGTGAAACTCAGCATAAAGAGGATGTCTCTATACCAGAGAACACTGAACCTGTTCAAACACCAGAACAATCAATTTTTCACTCTCCTGACCCTAGCTGTATTGATCCAAATGAGTCTGTTCATACAGAACCAGTGGTTGCAACTCAGACAACAGACCTTACAAGGCCAGATGAGCAGAAAGTACTTTCAGACAGTTCTTTGAGCAGATTAAGTTTGACAGAAAGCACAAGAGACATCAACGACAATCACGTAGGGGGCAGTTCACCCCTCAGGGTGGACAGCTCAGAACAAGACAGGGTCTCTCCCACATGTTCATCCACAGTTGTCCAGGAGGAAGATCTCTCCACCCCCATTCAGGAGTCACAGCCTGTCCATGACATTTCCCAATCATCTGATGTCCTCTCACATATTCAATCACCTCCAGACAACAAACCCAGCCAGCCTGACTCTGAAAGTCCCCTTCAAACCACTGGAATATGCAGTACGGAATTAGCAGCATGGGAATCTGAGGAACAAACACAGACTTTGCTTCTTATTCAAGACACATGCCATCATGAAAGTCAGAGAACAGTCATGACTGCAAAACCATGCAGATGTGAGAACACTCCAG TATGTATGGGACACAGAACAGAACAGTCCCAGCCCACAACATCCATTGGACAAACAGACAGTCCCCGTGCCCAAAGAACACTGAATGAGTCAGATGAGATAGAGACTCTACCTTGCATCAGTCCAAGACCAGACTCCTTGGTAAAAACTCAGCAAAACCAAGCTGAGCGACAGAGTATAGAGCAAGATTTATGCTCAAATATCTACAGATCAAAAGGCCCAGAGGACGTGGATCTCCCCTTCAAAAACAACA TAGGTTCAGGTAATGAAACAGACAGTGATGGTTCAGTGCCTGAGTTAGAGGAACCCAGTGGCACATTGCCGAGACCCTCAAATCCACAG